A window of Polaribacter litorisediminis contains these coding sequences:
- a CDS encoding ATP-grasp domain-containing protein → MGKTYNILVTGCGGDIGQSIGKILLKSTFTKNLYGIDISDKNAAQFIYPNFSVGLPCKHPEYLKNLEVFIEKNAIDILIPMSEPELRYFSEQNLLYKIGNAKMITASASALEVGFDKYRTVQFLEAEGFPFLKTVLAKDVKEITSFPLILKSRKGSGSKDIYKINSFDEFLFYTKNNKENYIIQEFVNDYQGEFTCGLFRSSKGIIRSLIFKRELLEGHSVYGEVVENNTITHLLETIAVKLDLRGSINVQLRIKDNVPKIFEINPRFSSTVLFRHLLDFKDLEWSIQDILKQEISTYKTPKIGTRFYKGHEEYISQL, encoded by the coding sequence ATGGGTAAAACGTATAACATATTAGTAACAGGCTGTGGTGGAGATATTGGGCAAAGTATCGGGAAAATACTTTTAAAATCAACCTTCACCAAGAACTTATATGGTATTGATATTTCTGATAAAAATGCGGCTCAATTTATCTATCCTAATTTTTCTGTTGGTCTACCTTGTAAACATCCGGAGTATTTAAAAAATTTGGAGGTATTTATTGAAAAGAATGCTATTGATATACTAATTCCAATGTCAGAGCCAGAATTGCGTTATTTTTCAGAACAAAATCTATTGTATAAAATAGGGAATGCCAAAATGATAACAGCATCGGCATCAGCATTAGAAGTTGGTTTTGATAAATACAGAACTGTTCAGTTTTTAGAGGCAGAAGGGTTTCCTTTCCTAAAAACAGTTTTAGCCAAAGATGTAAAAGAGATAACATCTTTTCCGTTAATTTTAAAGTCTAGAAAAGGTTCAGGAAGCAAAGACATTTATAAAATTAATTCTTTTGATGAGTTTTTATTTTATACTAAAAACAATAAGGAAAACTATATCATTCAGGAGTTTGTAAATGATTATCAAGGAGAATTTACTTGTGGTTTGTTTAGAAGTAGTAAAGGTATAATCCGCTCTTTAATTTTTAAAAGAGAGCTTCTTGAAGGTCATAGTGTTTATGGCGAGGTTGTTGAAAATAATACAATTACTCATTTATTAGAAACGATTGCAGTAAAACTAGATCTTCGAGGTAGCATCAACGTACAGTTAAGAATTAAAGATAATGTGCCTAAAATATTTGAAATAAATCCACGATTTTCGAGTACAGTGTTGTTTAGACATCTTTTAGATTTTAAAGATCTAGAGTGGTCTATACAAGATATTTTAAAACAAGAAATTTCAACCTATAAAACACCAAAAATTGGTACACGATTTTATAAAGGTCATGAGGAATACATTTCCCAATTATGA
- a CDS encoding metallophosphoesterase family protein: MKIAVISDIHGNYDALVEVLKKAKKEGVQHLLILGDIVGYYYHPDKILKALSEWSFDMIKGNHEYILEDLIANPNLKESIRLKYGSGHKNAIDKLSLEQLKFLKDLPETRSVQFDKTSLLMSHGSPWLNDYYIYPDVHQEIIEKCDSEQHDFVLIGHSHYQFAVKNTNSIVINPGSVGQSRQAGGKASWCIINTENKCFQMLSTAYNVEKLIDEVAKKDSDIKYLTQVLKRN, from the coding sequence ATGAAAATAGCTGTTATTTCTGATATTCATGGCAATTATGATGCGCTTGTTGAAGTCTTAAAAAAGGCTAAGAAAGAAGGTGTGCAGCATCTCTTAATTTTAGGCGATATTGTTGGGTATTATTATCATCCGGATAAAATACTGAAAGCATTGTCTGAGTGGAGTTTTGATATGATAAAAGGAAATCACGAATATATTTTAGAAGATTTAATAGCGAATCCGAATTTAAAGGAATCTATTAGATTAAAGTATGGCAGTGGTCATAAAAATGCAATAGATAAGTTGTCTTTAGAACAGTTAAAATTTTTAAAAGATTTACCAGAAACAAGGTCTGTTCAATTTGATAAAACGTCTTTATTGATGTCTCATGGTAGCCCATGGTTAAATGATTATTATATTTACCCAGATGTTCATCAGGAAATCATAGAAAAATGTGATTCAGAACAGCATGATTTTGTTTTAATTGGGCATTCTCATTATCAATTTGCTGTTAAAAACACAAATAGTATTGTAATAAACCCAGGTTCTGTGGGGCAATCTAGACAAGCAGGAGGAAAAGCATCTTGGTGCATTATCAACACAGAAAATAAGTGTTTTCAAATGTTGTCAACAGCGTATAATGTTGAAAAATTAATTGATGAGGTTGCTAAGAAAGACTCAGATATTAAATATCTAACTCAGGTTTTAAAAAGAAATTAA
- a CDS encoding SDR family NAD(P)-dependent oxidoreductase: MKKTFVITGANRGLGKSFVDALMKEEDCFVISISRSISDEQKEYPSERFFFLQIDLSADVVGEKIKVLKDVIGNEAIYFINNASIIEPIAKISELQEAAIDKTISVNIKSTIMLTQYFLKNFNTNTLTFVNISSGAANSAIPNWSLYCLSKASIQMFFKVAETEYKQHRFFNIDPGVMDTGMQKSIRESDFPDVENFKELEKEGQLKAPIMVAKDILKTIGVIE, translated from the coding sequence ATGAAAAAGACATTCGTTATAACAGGAGCCAATCGAGGTTTAGGCAAATCATTTGTTGATGCCTTAATGAAAGAGGAAGATTGTTTTGTAATTTCCATCTCTAGAAGTATAAGTGACGAACAAAAAGAATATCCTTCAGAACGATTCTTTTTTTTACAAATTGATTTGTCTGCAGATGTTGTGGGAGAAAAAATAAAGGTTTTAAAAGATGTCATTGGCAATGAAGCAATCTATTTTATCAATAATGCAAGTATCATTGAGCCGATTGCAAAAATTTCGGAGTTACAGGAAGCGGCAATAGACAAAACTATTTCAGTGAATATAAAATCAACTATAATGCTAACGCAATATTTTCTAAAGAATTTTAATACAAACACATTAACGTTTGTAAACATAAGTTCAGGAGCTGCAAACAGCGCCATTCCTAATTGGTCTCTGTATTGTTTATCCAAAGCGAGTATTCAAATGTTTTTTAAGGTTGCTGAAACCGAATACAAACAACATCGTTTTTTTAACATAGATCCCGGAGTGATGGATACTGGGATGCAAAAAAGTATCAGAGAAAGTGATTTTCCTGATGTTGAAAACTTTAAAGAGTTAGAAAAAGAAGGGCAATTAAAAGCACCTATTATGGTAGCTAAAGACATACTTAAAACAATAGGAGTAATAGAATGA
- a CDS encoding GNAT family N-acetyltransferase: MNSYKVLNNQKFLFNEYSIVPIRYQDRMDILHWRNEQVYHLRQEKPLTEEDQENYFNKIVNNLFHQEKPNQILFSYLKDTICIGYGGLVHINWIDKNAEISFIMNTKLEKEQFSMHWKTFLKLIEQVAFHELNLYKIFTFAFDLRPHLYAPIEASGFVKEAILKKHYFFNGSYKDVIIHSKFNTNHHKVI, encoded by the coding sequence ATGAATTCTTACAAAGTTTTAAATAACCAAAAATTTTTATTTAATGAGTACTCAATTGTACCCATTAGATATCAAGATCGTATGGATATTTTACATTGGAGAAATGAACAGGTATATCATTTAAGACAAGAAAAACCACTTACAGAGGAAGATCAAGAAAATTATTTTAACAAAATTGTAAACAACTTGTTTCATCAAGAAAAACCAAACCAAATCTTATTTTCGTATTTAAAAGATACTATTTGTATTGGTTACGGTGGTCTAGTACACATTAATTGGATCGATAAAAATGCAGAAATTTCTTTTATTATGAACACCAAATTAGAGAAAGAACAATTTTCAATGCATTGGAAAACATTTTTAAAATTGATTGAGCAAGTTGCATTTCATGAACTCAACCTTTATAAAATATTCACTTTTGCCTTTGATCTTAGGCCGCATTTATATGCACCCATCGAAGCGTCAGGTTTTGTGAAAGAAGCGATATTAAAAAAGCACTATTTTTTTAATGGATCCTATAAAGACGTCATTATACATAGTAAGTTTAATACAAATCATCATAAAGTAATTTAA
- a CDS encoding aminotransferase class III-fold pyridoxal phosphate-dependent enzyme: MGKGQDLYTKAKTLIPGGTMLLSKRPEMFLPEHWPAYFSKSKGCKVWDLDGKEYLDMSIMGIGTNTLGYGNDEVDAAVIETVKKGNMSTLNCPEEAYLAEKLIEMNPWADMVRFARTGGEANAIAIRIARAAAGKDNVAICGYHGWHDWYLSANHNGGDDLSSHLIPGLSPKGVPKNLKNSVFPFHYNNYEELLEIVENNNIGVIKMEVMRNFGPENNFLEKVRALATQKNIVLIFDECSSGFRETFGGIFQKFNVEPDMIMLGKTLGNGYALTAVVGKKSVMEAAQNTFISSTFWTERIGPTAALATLKVMERIESWKTITKTGSKMQDGWKRLAQTHNLDITVSGIPAMTTYGFNSENAAAYKTLITQEMLKKGFLASTQFYACIKHTNEHLETYLDVLDTIYATIAKCESGTLHINDLLEGPVCHSGFKRLN, encoded by the coding sequence ATGGGTAAAGGACAAGATTTGTATACAAAAGCGAAAACACTTATTCCTGGAGGAACTATGCTGCTTTCTAAACGACCAGAAATGTTTTTGCCAGAACATTGGCCCGCGTATTTCTCTAAATCGAAAGGCTGTAAAGTTTGGGACTTAGATGGTAAAGAATATTTAGATATGTCAATTATGGGTATTGGAACCAATACACTTGGTTATGGCAATGATGAAGTAGATGCTGCAGTTATTGAAACTGTAAAGAAAGGAAATATGAGTACGTTAAATTGTCCAGAAGAAGCATATCTAGCAGAAAAACTGATAGAAATGAATCCTTGGGCAGATATGGTAAGGTTTGCACGAACTGGAGGTGAAGCCAATGCGATTGCTATTAGAATTGCAAGAGCTGCAGCCGGCAAAGACAATGTTGCTATCTGTGGTTATCATGGTTGGCATGATTGGTATTTATCTGCCAATCATAATGGAGGAGACGATTTGTCCTCTCATTTAATTCCTGGATTAAGCCCAAAAGGAGTGCCCAAAAATTTAAAAAATTCAGTATTCCCTTTTCATTATAACAATTATGAAGAACTTTTGGAAATTGTTGAAAACAACAATATAGGAGTTATTAAAATGGAGGTGATGCGGAATTTCGGACCTGAAAATAACTTTTTAGAGAAAGTTCGAGCATTAGCAACTCAAAAAAATATTGTTTTAATTTTTGATGAATGTTCTTCTGGATTTAGAGAAACATTTGGAGGGATTTTTCAAAAATTTAATGTAGAGCCTGATATGATTATGTTAGGAAAAACATTAGGAAATGGATATGCTTTAACAGCAGTTGTTGGAAAAAAATCTGTAATGGAAGCAGCACAAAATACTTTTATAAGCAGCACCTTTTGGACCGAAAGAATTGGTCCTACAGCTGCCTTAGCTACTTTAAAAGTAATGGAACGCATAGAGTCTTGGAAAACAATTACAAAAACAGGAAGTAAAATGCAAGATGGTTGGAAAAGACTAGCCCAAACCCACAATTTAGATATTACAGTTTCAGGGATTCCTGCAATGACTACGTATGGGTTTAATAGTGAAAATGCGGCTGCCTATAAAACATTGATTACCCAAGAAATGCTAAAAAAAGGTTTTTTGGCGAGTACCCAATTTTATGCTTGTATCAAGCATACAAACGAACATTTAGAAACCTATTTAGATGTGTTAGATACCATTTATGCAACAATAGCAAAATGCGAGTCAGGAACCTTACATATTAATGATTTATTAGAAGGACCTGTATGTCATTCAGGTTTTAAGAGATTAAACTAA
- a CDS encoding cytidylyltransferase domain-containing protein: protein MELKTVLISQARIGSTRLPGKVLKEVNGQSLLQIHLDRLKKSSKVSEIFVATTINHQDKVIFDKAKEWGYQAFRGSESNVLDRFYQAVKNSNADWIVRVTSDCPLLDAKLVDDIISFAHNNKYDYVSNSLLERFPDGQDVEVFKFSALEKAWENANLKSDLEHVTPYIRNNANGKGDNVFSSKNFDCEKDFSKIRMTVDEPRDFNLIEYLIQKLGTEKTWLEYTNYIIDNDLISMNNQIIRNEGLLKSLKNDTNG from the coding sequence ATGGAATTAAAAACGGTTTTAATATCGCAAGCAAGAATAGGTAGCACAAGATTACCCGGAAAAGTGTTAAAAGAAGTAAACGGACAATCATTACTTCAAATACATTTAGACCGGTTAAAAAAAAGCTCAAAAGTTTCAGAAATATTTGTAGCTACTACCATTAATCATCAAGATAAAGTCATTTTTGATAAAGCAAAAGAATGGGGTTACCAGGCTTTTAGAGGTTCAGAATCAAATGTTTTAGATCGTTTTTATCAAGCAGTAAAAAATAGTAATGCTGATTGGATTGTAAGAGTAACATCAGATTGCCCTTTATTAGATGCTAAATTGGTTGATGATATTATAAGTTTTGCTCATAATAATAAGTACGATTATGTATCAAACAGTTTATTAGAGCGTTTCCCAGATGGTCAAGATGTAGAGGTTTTTAAATTTTCGGCCCTAGAAAAAGCTTGGGAAAATGCAAACTTAAAATCAGATTTAGAACATGTAACACCTTATATTCGCAATAATGCGAATGGAAAAGGAGATAATGTGTTTAGCAGTAAAAATTTTGATTGCGAAAAAGATTTTTCTAAGATTAGAATGACTGTAGACGAACCAAGAGATTTTAATTTAATTGAATATTTAATTCAAAAATTAGGCACAGAGAAAACCTGGCTAGAGTACACTAATTATATTATTGACAATGATTTGATTTCAATGAATAATCAAATTATTAGAAACGAGGGGCTTTTAAAATCATTAAAAAACGACACAAATGGGTAA
- a CDS encoding aldo/keto reductase, translating to MVKNLNSKLILGTVQFGLDYGINNTNGQVSLESSHQILQHAFNQGIQILDTAEAYGNAHSVIGTFHEKNPDKIFEIITKLPHQFNSNISDKVISYLNDLKVTKLHALLFHSFLSYKENINYFDALIQLKKADKIKYVGVSVYTNKEIEDVLLNDDVDIIQLPFNLFDNICQRGTILEKAKSKGKIIHTRSAFLQGLFFKDINSKNKIAQNLKEELLEILKISNKNQISTAQLALNYCLQQTLIDNVLIGVDSLKQLEQNIESVKHSIDAALIDQINKIKVEDVQLLNPSLWN from the coding sequence ATGGTTAAAAACTTAAATTCTAAACTTATTTTAGGCACAGTTCAGTTTGGGCTTGATTATGGTATTAATAATACCAATGGTCAAGTTAGTTTAGAGAGCAGTCATCAAATTTTACAACATGCTTTTAATCAAGGAATCCAAATTTTAGATACTGCAGAAGCTTATGGAAATGCTCATTCCGTAATCGGGACTTTTCATGAAAAAAACCCTGATAAAATATTTGAAATTATCACAAAATTACCACATCAATTTAACTCAAATATTAGTGATAAAGTTATTAGTTATTTAAACGATTTAAAGGTTACAAAATTACACGCCTTATTGTTTCATAGCTTTTTAAGTTATAAAGAAAATATCAATTATTTTGACGCGCTCATTCAACTGAAAAAAGCGGATAAAATAAAATATGTAGGTGTATCCGTGTACACAAATAAAGAAATTGAAGATGTTTTATTAAATGATGATGTAGATATTATACAGTTGCCATTTAATTTATTTGATAATATTTGTCAGCGAGGTACTATTTTAGAAAAAGCAAAATCAAAAGGAAAAATAATTCACACAAGATCAGCATTTCTTCAAGGATTATTTTTTAAGGATATAAATTCAAAAAATAAAATAGCACAAAATTTAAAAGAAGAACTTTTAGAAATATTAAAAATATCAAATAAGAATCAAATTTCTACGGCGCAATTGGCTTTAAATTATTGTTTGCAACAAACACTTATTGACAATGTTCTGATAGGTGTTGATTCATTAAAACAACTAGAACAAAATATAGAGTCCGTAAAACACAGCATAGACGCTGCCTTAATTGATCAAATAAATAAGATAAAAGTAGAAGATGTTCAATTATTAAACCCTTCTCTATGGAATTAA
- a CDS encoding GNAT family N-acetyltransferase, protein MRNIELESERLFYKRVNKEHISMDYVHWINDSEVNMYLETSGGYTLDLLKKYIESQYKNEVYFWAIHLKGSKKHIGNIKIDPINMKTKSGEYGILIGDKESWGKGYAKEASNTILNFCFKELKLSKVTLGVIENNRSAVQLYKKIGFKIDEIISGTKEYNHTISNSLRMSING, encoded by the coding sequence GTGAGAAATATTGAATTAGAATCTGAGCGTTTATTTTATAAAAGAGTTAATAAAGAACATATTTCAATGGATTATGTTCATTGGATTAATGATTCCGAAGTAAATATGTATCTTGAAACAAGCGGAGGTTATACCTTAGATCTTTTAAAGAAATATATTGAAAGTCAATATAAAAATGAAGTTTATTTTTGGGCAATTCACCTAAAAGGTTCTAAAAAGCACATTGGAAATATTAAGATAGATCCCATAAATATGAAAACAAAATCTGGAGAATACGGAATTCTAATTGGAGATAAGGAAAGTTGGGGAAAAGGGTATGCGAAAGAAGCTTCAAATACAATATTGAATTTTTGTTTTAAAGAGCTTAAATTATCAAAAGTTACACTGGGAGTCATTGAAAATAATAGATCAGCTGTTCAATTATATAAAAAAATAGGGTTTAAAATCGATGAAATTATCTCTGGAACTAAAGAATATAATCATACAATAAGTAATTCTTTAAGAATGTCAATCAATGGTTAA
- the pseC gene encoding UDP-4-amino-4,6-dideoxy-N-acetyl-beta-L-altrosamine transaminase: MKAIPYGRQNITEEDVKAVVETLKSDYLTQGPKIAAFETAFAKYIGSKYAIALANGTAALHLCTLALGVKEGDKVITTPITFAASANCVRYCGGEVVFSDIDPETYLLDIDKVRTLLEASPKGTYKGIIPVDFAGRANNLEAFRALADQHDLWIIEDACHSPGGSFKDSNHKTQNCGNGNYADLAIFSFHPVKHIASGEGGMITTNDEKLYQKLLQLRTHGIVKNNNAYTNSIALAGGKETYPGWYMEMQNLGFNYRLTDFQAALGLSQLSRSDKGIEKRREIASNYFDAFKNKSFIKGQSGVIEGHAYHLYVIEVQDRLGLYNHLRDKNIFAQIHYIPCHLMPYYQQFGWKEGDMPNAENYYKHCISLPMYPILTDEEQAYVIDSINLFYSEKY, encoded by the coding sequence ATGAAAGCAATACCTTACGGACGCCAAAATATTACTGAAGAAGATGTAAAAGCTGTCGTTGAAACTTTAAAGTCAGATTATTTAACGCAGGGTCCTAAAATTGCAGCGTTTGAAACTGCATTTGCTAAATATATTGGAAGTAAATATGCCATAGCACTGGCAAATGGAACAGCTGCCTTGCACTTATGTACATTAGCCTTAGGGGTTAAAGAAGGAGATAAAGTAATTACAACACCGATTACTTTTGCCGCGTCTGCCAATTGTGTGCGCTATTGTGGCGGAGAAGTCGTTTTTTCTGATATTGATCCAGAAACTTATTTGTTAGATATTGATAAAGTTAGAACACTTTTAGAAGCTTCACCAAAAGGCACGTATAAAGGAATTATTCCTGTAGATTTTGCAGGTAGAGCAAATAACTTAGAGGCTTTTAGAGCATTAGCCGACCAGCATGACCTTTGGATCATTGAAGATGCTTGTCATTCACCAGGAGGAAGTTTTAAGGATAGTAATCATAAGACTCAAAATTGCGGCAATGGAAACTATGCCGATTTAGCTATTTTTTCATTCCACCCAGTCAAGCATATTGCTTCAGGAGAAGGTGGCATGATTACCACTAATGACGAAAAGCTATATCAAAAACTATTGCAATTAAGAACACACGGTATTGTAAAAAATAATAATGCGTATACGAATTCAATTGCATTGGCTGGTGGTAAAGAAACCTACCCTGGTTGGTATATGGAAATGCAAAATTTAGGATTTAACTACAGGCTTACAGATTTTCAAGCTGCATTAGGGTTAAGTCAACTTTCAAGGTCAGATAAAGGTATTGAAAAACGTAGAGAAATTGCTTCAAATTATTTTGATGCTTTTAAAAATAAATCCTTTATTAAAGGACAATCGGGGGTTATTGAGGGGCATGCTTATCATTTATATGTTATAGAGGTTCAAGACCGATTAGGCTTGTATAATCATTTAAGAGATAAAAATATCTTTGCTCAAATTCATTATATTCCCTGCCATTTAATGCCTTATTATCAGCAGTTTGGATGGAAAGAAGGAGATATGCCAAATGCAGAAAATTATTATAAGCATTGTATTAGTTTGCCAATGTATCCAATTTTAACAGATGAAGAACAAGCTTATGTGATTGATTCTATAAATTTATTTTACAGTGAGAAATATTGA
- the pseB gene encoding UDP-N-acetylglucosamine 4,6-dehydratase (inverting), with protein sequence MLHNKSILITGGTGSLGKALTHHILKKWPGVKRLVIFSRDEQKQYEMEQDYPVAKYPQVRFFIGDVRDRERLVRAFSGIDYVIHAAAMKHVHIAEYNPDECVKTNVGGAENVIQAALQTQVQHVVALSTDKACAPINLYGATKLTSDKLFVAANNIRGQNNIKFSVVRYGNVMGSNGSVIPFFLKKKEEGVLPITVKEMTRFNITLQGGVDMVLHALKTAWGGEIFIPKIPSYKIMDIAKAIGPDCEHKVIGIRPGEKIHEEMITSSDSFFTYDIGEYFVILPQATMWNLNEFISNFKAKLVPSGFAYNSGTNTEWETVDSLRTLIKEHVDPNFKV encoded by the coding sequence ATGTTACATAATAAATCGATATTAATTACTGGCGGTACAGGTTCTCTTGGTAAAGCTTTAACCCACCATATTTTAAAAAAATGGCCAGGTGTAAAACGATTGGTCATTTTCTCGAGAGATGAACAAAAACAATATGAAATGGAGCAGGATTATCCTGTAGCTAAATATCCACAAGTACGATTTTTTATTGGGGATGTAAGAGATCGAGAGCGTTTAGTTAGAGCTTTTTCGGGTATTGACTATGTAATTCATGCGGCTGCAATGAAACATGTACATATTGCAGAATACAATCCTGACGAATGCGTAAAAACAAATGTAGGAGGAGCTGAAAATGTAATTCAAGCCGCACTTCAAACACAAGTTCAACATGTTGTTGCGTTGTCTACAGATAAAGCATGTGCTCCCATTAATTTATATGGTGCTACAAAGTTAACTTCCGATAAATTGTTTGTTGCCGCGAATAATATCCGAGGACAAAACAATATCAAGTTTTCTGTAGTGAGATATGGAAATGTCATGGGTTCTAACGGATCTGTTATTCCTTTTTTCTTAAAAAAGAAAGAAGAGGGTGTGCTACCAATTACCGTAAAGGAAATGACAAGGTTTAATATCACTTTGCAAGGAGGAGTAGATATGGTGCTGCATGCTTTGAAAACTGCGTGGGGAGGTGAAATTTTTATTCCTAAAATACCCTCCTATAAAATTATGGATATTGCTAAAGCCATAGGACCTGATTGCGAACATAAAGTTATTGGGATTCGTCCAGGAGAGAAAATCCATGAAGAAATGATTACCTCATCAGATTCCTTTTTTACCTATGACATAGGTGAATATTTTGTGATACTTCCTCAAGCGACTATGTGGAATTTAAATGAATTTATATCAAATTTTAAAGCAAAATTGGTGCCTAGTGGGTTCGCTTATAATTCGGGAACAAATACGGAATGGGAAACAGTAGATTCTCTGCGGACTTTAATTAAGGAACATGTAGACCCTAATTTTAAAGTGTAA
- a CDS encoding glycosyltransferase family 4 protein — MESFIQRLTFDNLYVISILSLIGSFIMVTILIPKIREILHSRDLVDLPPERSSHKISTPTMAGVSFFLTISFAFIFIKNWDVDGIGINLLGALALMFAVGLKDDLVISAPRAKVGAELIAISFVIFCACYKITSLEGFLGIEGIPPIVSYILVTIVMLTIINSYNLIDGIDGLASVIGIAIFSIYAFLFYAAGIYFYFLFCLSLIGILLAYLRYNVSLTKKIFMGDTGSLIMGFCIAVFSLKFLTMDISLLSEYSFVAENKLIVISGIFFIPGFDTLRVIGVRLLKKSSPFYPDRNHIHHILIDSGLTHFKASLFLCCLNFLIAVSIIYMSTYFNSFQMLGISIFYFIFFLGLFYKLKANIGKKNSFKHLISAIQILF, encoded by the coding sequence ATGGAATCATTCATACAGCGTTTAACTTTCGACAATCTTTATGTAATATCCATACTTTCTCTCATTGGATCTTTTATAATGGTAACTATTTTAATTCCTAAAATAAGAGAAATTCTTCATAGTAGAGATTTAGTTGATTTGCCACCTGAAAGGAGTTCGCATAAAATTTCCACGCCTACAATGGCCGGTGTCTCATTTTTTCTGACCATATCTTTTGCTTTTATTTTTATTAAAAATTGGGATGTCGACGGCATTGGTATAAATTTGCTAGGGGCATTGGCTTTAATGTTCGCTGTAGGATTAAAGGATGATTTAGTAATTTCTGCACCCAGAGCTAAAGTAGGGGCAGAGTTGATTGCTATTTCTTTTGTAATTTTTTGTGCTTGTTATAAGATAACTTCTTTAGAGGGGTTTTTAGGGATTGAAGGTATTCCGCCGATTGTATCGTATATTTTGGTTACGATAGTTATGCTAACCATTATAAACTCGTATAATTTAATAGACGGTATCGATGGTTTGGCCTCTGTTATCGGAATTGCTATTTTTAGTATTTATGCATTTCTATTTTATGCAGCAGGTATTTATTTTTATTTTTTGTTTTGCTTAAGTTTAATAGGTATTTTACTTGCTTATCTTAGATACAATGTGTCTCTTACAAAAAAAATATTTATGGGAGATACAGGTTCTTTAATAATGGGTTTCTGCATCGCCGTTTTTTCCTTAAAGTTTTTAACAATGGATATTTCTTTATTGTCTGAATATTCTTTTGTTGCAGAGAATAAACTTATTGTTATTAGCGGAATCTTTTTTATTCCTGGTTTTGATACTCTAAGAGTCATTGGAGTTCGTTTACTTAAAAAAAGCAGTCCTTTTTATCCCGATAGAAATCATATCCATCATATATTAATAGATTCAGGGCTCACGCATTTTAAAGCGAGTTTGTTTTTATGCTGTCTTAATTTTTTAATAGCGGTCTCAATTATATACATGTCTACCTATTTTAATAGTTTTCAAATGTTGGGGATTTCGATTTTCTATTTTATCTTCTTTTTAGGGCTATTTTACAAGCTGAAAGCGAATATTGGAAAAAAAAATAGTTTTAAACATTTAATTTCAGCAATTCAAATTTTATTTTAA
- a CDS encoding methyltransferase domain-containing protein yields MTHNPNLKNHFVKGELENLLKEVKQKEQKHSIILLKNVLEHVISPTSTLKLIKDIMDEETLLYIDVPNDYSSFQDFLIKNSYTKNTWFCPPQHLHYFQFDSIQKLLQGEGFEIVSLQAGYPIEQFLVNEFSNYVKNKHTGKSAHLSRCEISAFLLNQGIDKYIKLKEVYGDLSFGREIHVSVKLKNKSN; encoded by the coding sequence ATGACCCACAATCCCAATCTTAAAAATCACTTTGTCAAAGGTGAGTTAGAGAACTTGTTAAAAGAAGTAAAACAAAAAGAACAAAAGCATTCTATTATTCTTCTAAAAAATGTCCTTGAGCATGTTATTTCACCAACTTCAACACTTAAGCTTATTAAGGACATAATGGATGAGGAAACTTTGCTGTATATCGATGTGCCAAACGACTATTCTTCATTTCAAGATTTTTTAATTAAGAATAGTTATACTAAAAACACATGGTTTTGCCCACCACAGCACTTGCATTATTTTCAATTCGATTCGATACAAAAACTTCTTCAGGGTGAAGGGTTTGAAATAGTTAGTTTACAAGCTGGTTACCCAATCGAACAATTTTTGGTAAATGAATTTTCTAACTATGTTAAAAATAAACATACTGGAAAATCGGCTCATCTTTCAAGGTGTGAAATCAGTGCTTTTTTATTAAATCAAGGCATAGATAAATATATAAAGCTAAAAGAAGTCTACGGTGATTTGTCATTTGGACGAGAAATTCATGTTAGCGTAAAACTCAAAAACAAAAGCAACTAG
- a CDS encoding DUF6044 family protein: MKKELIISISLLIISFLPIFILGEQSWITIHDNLDSGV, translated from the coding sequence ATGAAAAAAGAACTTATAATATCAATTAGTCTTCTAATAATTAGCTTTTTACCAATCTTCATATTAGGTGAACAAAGCTGGATTACGATTCATGATAATTTAGATTCGGGAGTGTAA